One genomic segment of Chitinophaga parva includes these proteins:
- a CDS encoding helix-turn-helix domain-containing protein, producing MDLVINLGGAAATIINGRRKDTPAMGHEEFNLPAVARQTGISERCAQQLYLGHVGGSPVSFATFARFNKGLHLVRSTQMPLTDIAYECGYYDQAHFIRSFKKRTGITPSDARRSLAGNEEAFQQAVNIGF from the coding sequence CCATCATTAATGGCAGGCGGAAAGACACGCCTGCCATGGGCCATGAGGAATTTAACCTGCCTGCGGTGGCCCGGCAAACGGGGATCTCTGAACGGTGCGCCCAGCAGCTATACCTGGGCCATGTGGGTGGGAGCCCGGTTTCGTTTGCAACGTTTGCGAGGTTCAATAAAGGGCTGCACCTGGTGCGGTCTACGCAAATGCCGCTTACAGACATTGCTTATGAGTGCGGCTACTATGACCAGGCCCATTTTATCAGGTCATTTAAAAAGCGTACCGGTATTACGCCTTCGGATGCCAGAAGGTCGCTGGCGGGCAATGAAGAGGCATTCCAGCAGGCAGTAAATATTGGATTTTAA